A genomic region of Metopolophium dirhodum isolate CAU chromosome 1, ASM1992520v1, whole genome shotgun sequence contains the following coding sequences:
- the LOC132934394 gene encoding uncharacterized protein LOC132934394 codes for MDGKSDVDDYDNEVDGSLDDDNDSNEITVSTVANGNGTGVMMAVAAQNGGGETGDSISNESDGSEGGGGSSNSGSIIELAGPLLGSLSGEGGGVGGLDSGSILELAGPLSGTLSGGGGGSEGEGGSSDSGSILDLAGPLLGSLSDGGGGGGGLDSGSILELAGPLSGTLSGGGGGSEGEGGSSDSGSILDLAGPLLGSSSGGGGEGSDSGSILSLVGPLSRTSSGGRNSDAGGDNEHEGSGDDEEKNSDGGSSGSSNSGSIVELVGPLLGSLSGGSEGGKGSDSGSVLNLIGPLSGSLSGGNSGMEGDNGGGGSDSGSILNLFGPLSGSSSGGEGSSDESDSGSILKLIGPLSGSSSGGNSGSDSVETDNGSGGSDSGSILNLVGPLSGSSSGGEGNNGESDSGSILKLIGPLSGSSSGGDAAETENGSGGSDSGSILNVVAPLSGSSSGGSDSNTSKMVPARRPGEKGTNSENAVKSSISLNSVAKSPILANLFATILSQSSAGAASASASASSSSSTSTDVASKILIIVCTQRR; via the coding sequence ATGGATGGTAAAAGCGATGTTGACGATTACGATAACGAAGTAGATGGATCATTGGATGATGACAACGATAGTAATGAAATTACGGTTTCAACGGTGGCAAATGGAAATGGAACTGGAGTGATGATGGCTGTGGCAGCACAAAACGGAGGAGGCGAAACAGGTGACAGCATCAGTAATGAAAGTGATGGTAGTGAGGGTGGAGGGGGGAGCTCAAATTCTGGATCAATAATTGAATTAGCCGGTCCCCTTTTAGGTTCATTGAGTGGTGAGGGTGGTGGTGTTGGAGGGTTAGATTCTGGATCAATACTTGAATTGGCTGGACCTCTTTCTGGAACGTtaagtggtggtggtggaggaAGTGAGGGAGAAGGCGGAAGTTCAGACTCCGGATCAATACTTGACTTAGCTGGTCCCCTTTTAGGTTCATTGAGTGAtggaggtggtggtggtggagggTTAGATTCTGGATCAATACTTGAATTGGCAGGACCTCTTTCTGGAACGTtaagtggtggtggtggaggaAGTGAGGGAGAAGGTGGAAGTTCAGACTCCGGATCAATACTTGACTTGGCTGGTCCCCTTTTAGGTTCATCAAGTGGAGGGGGTGGTGAAGGTTCAGATTCTGGATCCATATTAAGTTTGGTTGGACCACTTTCCAGAACATCGAGTGGTGGTAGAAATAGTGATGCTGGGGGCGATAATGAGCATGAGGGCAGTGGTGATGATGAAGAGAAGAATAGTGATGGTGGCAGCAGCGGGTCGTCAAACTCCGGATCGATAGTAGAGCTTGTCGGGCCATTGCTAGGGTCTCTTAGTGGTGGAAGTGAGGGAGGTAAAGGTTCGGATTCTGGTTCCGTATTGAATTTAATAGGGCCTTTATCTGGGTCACTAAGTGGTGGAAATAGTGGGATGGAAGGAGATAATGGAGGTGGAGGATCGGATTCCggatctattttaaatttatttggtcCCCTATCTGGATCATCTAGTGGTGGCGAAGGAAGTAGTGATGAATCGGATTCTGGGTCTATTTTAAAACTCATCGGACCACTGTCTGGTTCATCGAGTGGTGGTAATAGTGGTAGTGACAGCGTGGAAACAGATAATGGTAGTGGAGGTTCGGATTCCggatctattttaaatttagttggtCCCCTATCTGGATCATCTAGTGGTGGCGAAGGGAATAATGGTGAATCGGATTCTGGAtctattttaaaactcattGGGCCGTTATCTGGTTCATCGAGTGGTGGTGATGCAGCAGAAACAGAAAACGGTAGTGGAGGATCTGATTCAGGATCTATCTTAAATGTAGTCGCTCCATTATCTGGTTCATCTAGTGGGGGATCGGATTCAAACACCTCTAAGATGGTACCAGCCAGAAGACCCGGGGAAAAAGGCACAAACTCTGAAAATGCAGTGAAGTCTTCGATTTCACTGAATTCAGTAGCGAAAAGTCCGATACTAGCCAATTTGTTTGCGACCATCCTATCACAATCTTCTGCTGGTGCTGCATCTGCATCTGCCTCCGCATCTTCATCATCGTCTACATCAACGGATGTGGCaagtaaaatactaattatcGTGTGTACACAAAGACGGTGA